The Patescibacteria group bacterium genomic sequence TTTTTTCATCAAAAGAATCGTTGGCCTGCCCGGAGAGACCATAGAGATAAAAAACAGCCAAATTACTGTTTATTCAGAAGAATATCCCCAGGGGTTAGTTTTGTCTGAGCCTTATTTAGCTAAGGAAATTACAACCGAAGGCAATTTTCGAATCGAGGTTGGCGACAACCAATATTTTGTTTTGGGAGACAATCGGTCTGCCTCTTATGATTCCAGGCGCTGGGGTTTGCTGGGAGGAGAAGATATTATTGGCCGGGTTTGGTTAAGGCTTTGGCCGATTAAAGCGGCAACAGTGTTTGCCCAGTAGTGAATTTCATTGCAACACTGCTTCATTGTTTCATTGTTGAAAACCCATCCATACAGCAGAATGGGGTTACATTGTCAAAATTGGAATCAGGAATAATGAATTATGAATAATGAATTAAGAGAAAAGTTATATCCTAAAATCTAAAATCTTATTTTGTCTCGCTTCGTCTCGTTATGTCTCGCTACGACGAGATTTAACGCAGCCAGAAAAATTAGGAAAAGAGAATGTCCAAAAAGCCACAAAAAGCAATCCCATCAGTTGGGCGGGAAAAAACTAAACGGTTATTGTCAGCTCCAAGGGGCATTCAGGACATCTTGCCGCCAGAAGTTTTTTATTTTGAAAAACTGGAAAATATCATTTCTGATTTAGCTGCTTTTTATAATTACGAGAGGATTGAGCTGTCCTTATTGGAAAGCAAGGCTTTATTTGAACGAAGCCTTGGTTTAGAAGGGGGGACTGCGAATAAACAACTTTATGTTTGCCAAACCAAAAGCAGAGATAAATTAGTTCTCCGTCCCGAGGCGACCACTGGATCGGCCCGAGCTTATATTCAAAATAGTATGTTTAATTGGCCCCAGCCGGTGAAACTTTGGTATTGGGGGCCAATGTTCTATCAGGGGGATTTTTCTACTGGCAAACATCAGCAGTTTTGGCAAGCCGGATTTGAATATTTTGGCTCTGACAACCCGATTGTTGAAGCAGAATTAATTCAGTTGGGTTTAAAAATTAGTAAAAAATTCGGCCTTAAAAACAGTTATGTAGAGATTAACAGCATTGGTTGTTCTGGTTGCCGCCGAATTTATCGTCGGGCTTTGAAACAACATTATCGCTATAAGCTGAAAAGAGTTTGTTCGGATTGCCGGAATCGATATAAAAAAAATGCGCTTCAGCTCCTGAATTGTGAAAATAAGCTTTGTTTTGAATCTAAAACCCAAGCGCCGGAAAGCTTAGATTATCTTTGTAAGTCCTGCAACCTTCATTTCAAAAAAGTTTTAGACCATTTAGACAGTTTAGCTATCCCTTATCTGCTCAACCCTCGCCTTGTTCGGGGCTTGGACTATTATAATCGGACAGTTTTTGAATTCAGGGCTGATAGCCAAGAGTTGGGGGCGAAGACTGTTTTTGAGGACAAGAGGGATTCAATTGCTTTTGCCGGCGGCGGCCGGTATGATTATCTGGTTAAACAATTCGGCGGTCCGGACACGCCCGGTTGCGGCTTTGCCCTTGAGGTGGAAAAAATAATCAGTTTAATAAATAAGGACCCCAATGATGGTTTTGTAGATGTTTATCTGGTTCAGATTGGCAATTTGGCCAAGATAAAACTGCTCCAGCTTTTTGAAGATTTTAAAAAAGCCAAAATTAAAATCGGTTTTGATCTGGGGTCTGACAATTTAAAACCGCAGCTTAAATCAGCAGCCCGGCTCGGATCTCGCTTTGCTTTAATTTTAGGTCAAGAAGAAGCGCTTCATGGCGAGATTATTATTCGCGATATGAAAACCGGGGCACAGGAAACCGTGAGTTTGGGGAAAGTCATTAATTTAGTTAAGAAACGGCTTAAGAAAAAATCATTGTAAAAACAGCATTTTTATAGTAAAATTAGGTTAATTATATTAAAGCAATGGCAATTGTAGTTAAAAGAAAAGAAGGCGAAACAGAGTCAAGTTTTCTTTATCGGGCTTCTAAA encodes the following:
- the lepB gene encoding signal peptidase I; this encodes MSFRKFKIFSLELLESILLSLIIILPIRFFIIQPFFVKGQSMEPNFHENDYLIVDELSFRLRQPGRGEVIVLRSPIQENYFFIKRIVGLPGETIEIKNSQITVYSEEYPQGLVLSEPYLAKEITTEGNFRIEVGDNQYFVLGDNRSASYDSRRWGLLGGEDIIGRVWLRLWPIKAATVFAQ
- the hisS gene encoding histidine--tRNA ligase; translated protein: MSKKPQKAIPSVGREKTKRLLSAPRGIQDILPPEVFYFEKLENIISDLAAFYNYERIELSLLESKALFERSLGLEGGTANKQLYVCQTKSRDKLVLRPEATTGSARAYIQNSMFNWPQPVKLWYWGPMFYQGDFSTGKHQQFWQAGFEYFGSDNPIVEAELIQLGLKISKKFGLKNSYVEINSIGCSGCRRIYRRALKQHYRYKLKRVCSDCRNRYKKNALQLLNCENKLCFESKTQAPESLDYLCKSCNLHFKKVLDHLDSLAIPYLLNPRLVRGLDYYNRTVFEFRADSQELGAKTVFEDKRDSIAFAGGGRYDYLVKQFGGPDTPGCGFALEVEKIISLINKDPNDGFVDVYLVQIGNLAKIKLLQLFEDFKKAKIKIGFDLGSDNLKPQLKSAARLGSRFALILGQEEALHGEIIIRDMKTGAQETVSLGKVINLVKKRLKKKSL